The Plasmodium brasilianum strain Bolivian I chromosome Unknown PB_00_23, whole genome shotgun sequence sequence aataacatatttattaaatataaccATAACAACGTAATTTTATACgtgaaataattaattacaaatatttattattaatatatatatttttttaattttctaacCATTCACTACttcgtatgtatatatttcaaaagtaatattaaaataagaaataatatatataatttacactATAATAACCTTTTTCCTTGTTTATGAGTTTAACTTGTTCTTTAATtacatttcatattttacgTCTTAAGCAGTATTTTAAATAACCCAagatcttttttattttgtacgctaaataaatatttatcattataaaaaagttattttactttagttatatatataaacaaacaaaaaaagatgtaatatatttttaatttacttattataatatatctatCAATTATTACAGAAAAACAATTACAAAGATTTAATATTCTTTGTTTTgtctaatataaaatattattctttttaggTTCAGTTACTATCTTATTATTCCTTATTTAGgaacaataatttattttatatttttttaaactataTTGCATAAATGATTTTactataattgttttttaatatatttttatattttaaataagtatgcaaatctttttataattatttaatactaTAAATATACCTCTAATTAATTAAGCGCTCGTCAAAATGAATCAGCTAATATAAAAGTTCTAATAGGTACATAcaataaagtaaatataaaaaaaattaacaaaataataatagcaatataATGGCCTATAtcaacaataaataaaaaaaaaataaggacatactatcattattaataatgttctggtttatatattatttattttaattaaaaccTTAGAGCAAAaggaattatttatattattataagtaataatagctatatatatatgtatatatgtgtttctAATAACAGAAATAAGGAAACGGtaattaatgttatttttacggaataaattttatattacatgttGATGTAACTTATATATGTTGTTTTGTGGTTAATATTGTAactttttccttatataaggaatattatttttacataatcatatatacataattctgaattaatattaaaatatgtttaggATGCATCTCCattagtaatatatttacttaaggTAAATGAAGTTATGAAGCACctaaaataaatactaatgtattctattattttatagttcatatataaattcttatgtaaattataattttataatttatttttattgagaaatataaatttaaaataacgatgttgataaataaaatatataaattcatatttttccttcAGAGTATTATTTATCATACGCTAGAGTATTAATGTAAATCCATCATGGATAATTGTTTTTCTTcggtaataattttttattttttaatattaatgaattatttatttatactaaaACAACTGTTAacataaataacataaaaattaattcttgAATAATTGTTTTGAATCTAGAAATTGAATGTTCTAGGTTCTGGATTTTTGACATACTATAATGATCTATATTTCAAAagaattatacaaaatataaaaaggaaaactgCTAACGTAAATAAGAGTAACAAAGAAGCATTTAGAAATGTATGTCGAGATTTGAGTAAATATCTAATGAATAATAAGTCTCCCCCACCACATTATATTAGTTTTAAGGATAAATGGGAAGGAGCATTAAAAAAGTGGGTACAATCTTACTATGAAAagattaatatacataaagaaTGTCCTGTTGTTCTGGAAGAAAAtgatatgaaaattttagaattaaaatatgatgaagaagatttttgtgaaaaaagaaatatatatcttaatgAAATAAGACAGTTAAAACCTGGAACCATAAAGACGTGTAATGAGGAGTATTTAAAGAAATGTAACGAATATAACAATTGGATTAATGggagaaatatttattttcaggAAAAAGTAAGCCTCATTAAAGGTTGTTACAGAAAAGAACGAATTATGggcaaaaaaggaaaaaaacaagaatCATTATGCAACATACTCGAAGAAGAAACCTTTAGAACATCATTAGATTGCTTACTCATTGATCAAAATCCAACTTGCAAAAActtacaagaaaaaaaaaaggaagtttTACAAGAAGAAGATCAAAAAACAGCTGAAAAGCCATCTAAAACTGAAGCTCCAACGGAACAAACCCTTCAAACATTACAAAGTGGAGAAACTAATAATTCACAGATATCTCTATCCCCAGAGACGTTATCTCATCAGCATCGACCTCAAACTCAAGATCAGTCGGAAACTGAAGCTCCAAATCCTCAAGTTAAAAGTAAAGAATCTGAAGCTATACAAACTACTCAAGATAAAATATCAGATTCACAAATAAATGATACTGATGATGACGCAGTATTAACAGGCCCTAATTCACCAACAATTTCAGATTCTTCTATATCACGAGAAACTCAGTCTCCTAAAAGTCATGCATTAAAAGCTGAATTCTCAATTCCTTCAGCAGGTTTAGCTAATTCTGCTGAAACCCCTAAATTTTCAGGTACCATCAATTCTGCTTATTTATCTATTCTTGAAATGAcagaattaaatatatgtttataattatttcagGTCCATTATGGAGTTCGTCTAACGCATACACATCATCTATTTTAATCAGCTTTATagttatttttctattttctttttttattaaagtaaaataacacttatgtaataaaattatgataatcattttattatcgTAATAACGTGTTTTAAAAATCCATTTCTTTCTACTGTAGTATGCTTTAATAGggttgtttaaaaaaaaaataagataaaaagaaGACCTGTGAAATTTCTGAGAATATTATATCCTTTACTTTCTTGGAAAAAAAGTGAGTTCTTAGCACATGATCATTTAGAAAACACATTATATGATAACGAAGAAactataaaaagaataaaaataaaagatcaTAACATGAATTATAATGTAAATGCAACGACTCCAAGAAAGGATACATACAAAACTATTATAGAAGTACATATGGAAGTACTCGAAAAATACAGAAATGAAGAATGGGAAcacaaaaaagaagaatttttaaaaatatttctagaATTGTTCACAGAAGAGGAATATACAACATATCCTAATATAACTAATGACGAATTAATAAAGGAAGATACTAAAAGTATTAATGAcattgaaaaacaaaaaattctATGGAATAAATGGATAGAAAAACATCAAAATCTTGCTGACAAATTGAAAAAGGAACATtggtttaataatttaaaaaatgattggAAAAGAGAACTagataacttaaaaaaaagagaagaattaaaaaatgatcctgatgaaattcaaaatattccattttcacaaagagaaaaagatatatggaGACAGTGGATATCGGAGAAGTGTATAATTATTAAGCAATATATTAAACAGGACTTATTTAACTATTTGACTGATGAACTCCAGATTATACCAGATGAACttgataatgaaaaaattaaagattcTTTgctattaattaatataggAGAATTATCGAACAAAGAAGACTGccaagaattatataaatatataaaaaaaaaattattaacaaaactGTGTATCCTCGTTCTTATGTCAGTATTAGAAGAATGCAAAAAAGAGCAGGAcattgaaaataatgaatcaCATTTGGATaattacataattaaatctaaggaaaaagaaaattcagacagtaaaaaagaatttatagaAAACATAAGTGAATTTAATCGatattttttggaaaatacGGAAAATATTGATTATAAAACGGACGatatctttaaaaaagagTTAGAAAATTGGATAATAGAAGATAATACAAATGTAAATTCTATGAAAAAGGAGAATACTGCAGACAAATACTACTGAATTATgcaaaaatacatttttaaaatttataatatacattctgaatatataagaattatattttttcgtaAGCATGTTATCTATATGAAActtatttcataaattttattattcattattggaacaatgaaaagaataatttgaaaaaatacttaataaaagaaagagaagcgaacataaaatatgaagattGAAATAAagattcataaaatatatttcaattatatatactattttttatttctttaagaTTATCAATATGaactttatattaatatttgtttaaaaataagtaacaaggtatatatatatatatatatatataaattaaaattatattaatgtattccaaaaatattaaattcgtaggaaaaaaaaaaaaagcaaaaaaattaatattgcaatactttcttttaatttatatatcgGAATTACTTAAATTTTAGAATTCTATgctatttcattatttctatatatatagttatttCCATATTCAGAGAGATACCCATTTgtatcatttaaatattcttatcAATTAATCGTTCGagaatttaattaatataaaaaaaaatttaaaataaaaaacagaaataCGTTAAAACTCACGAAAGcatgatgaaaatatatacatagttcatgtaatttaatatattatagaaaaaccatatttatatacataatgaaATACTTCTAGGCCGTTATGATTTAATAGATGTTCGCATAATAAACGTTTTCATTTATAGTAAGTTTGTAACtctttatttgttatatatcaatatatttttttttaattatatatatcttctcacaaaaaaaaaatcatatttatatgtactatCCCTTTATAAagaattcaatttttttatacaacaAATAGTGtaacataaatg is a genomic window containing:
- a CDS encoding STP1 protein — encoded protein: MDNCFSSKLNVLGSGFLTYYNDLYFKRIIQNIKRKTANVNKSNKEAFRNVCRDLSKYLMNNKSPPPHYISFKDKWEGALKKWVQSYYEKINIHKECPVVLEENDMKILELKYDEEDFCEKRNIYLNEIRQLKPGTIKTCNEEYLKKCNEYNNWINGRNIYFQEKVSLIKGCYRKERIMGKKGKKQESLCNILEEETFRTSLDCLLIDQNPTCKNLQEKKKEVLQEEDQKTAEKPSKTEAPTEQTLQTLQSGETNNSQISLSPETLSHQHRPQTQDQSETEAPNPQVKSKESEAIQTTQDKISDSQINDTDDDAVLTGPNSPTISDSSISRETQSPKSHALKAEFSIPSAGLANSAETPKFSAHDHLENTLYDNEETIKRIKIKDHNMNYNVNATTPRKDTYKTIIEVHMEVLEKYRNEEWEHKKEEFLKIFLELFTEEEYTTYPNITNDELIKEDTKSINDIEKQKILWNKWIEKHQNLADKLKKEHWFNNLKNDWKRELDNLKKREELKNDPDEIQNIPFSQREKDIWRQWISEKCIIIKQYIKQDLFNYLTDELQIIPDELDNEKIKDSLLLINIGELSNKEDCQELYKYIKKKLLTKLCILVLMSVLEECKKEQDIENNESHLDNYIIKSKEKENSDSKKEFIENISEFNRYFLENTENIDYKTDDIFKKELENWIIEDNTNVNSMKKENTADKYY